ACTTACCAACGTTTGAGGTGAATAACCCAAGATTTGGTGGAGCAAACGATCTTTGCTACGAACCTTGGTCTTCTTATTAGAAGGATCGTCTAATACCTTCCCATCCATGTTGCCAAAAATATTATGACCAACCCAGCTCATCACCTGCAAATTGCGGGCGGCAAACATGGGGGCCAAAGCACTTTTGAGGAGCGTTTCGCCCGTTTTGCCATCATGGCCAATATGACAAGTGCCACGCTCGATTGCGAGCTCTTGAATGGCTGCTGGCGCGCTACCTAAGGACGGTGTGAAATTAATATAAGGATAGCCCAAATCGAGCGCTGCAATGGCATAGATCGAACTAGCTGCCAGCGGGCATTTTTTCGGCTTGTCGAGCAGTTTTTCGAGATCTTTCCACTTGGTGGGAAGGCCATCGTCTTCAATCGGTGGCTCGGTGGAAGCGACGTTCACCACAATCACTTGATCGAGCTTATGGTCGCTTGCAAAACCTTTAAGATCGGCTTGAATGCGCTCGATAGCAGCGCGGGGAGTTTCTCCCTTTTTCTTCAAATCGTCGGAAGCAAACTTCTCAATCGTCGAGCCGACATTCACGAGCGTGCCGCTGCGGTGGTTCTTGTCGATTTTGTCAAGCTCGCCCTTGATGCGATCGACGAGCGATCCATCGAGCGCGTGGTTGTTCGAGGCGAGTTGCTGCGCTTCGGCATAGAGCGTGGTAGTGCGAATATCGTGACCACCGATCACCATGTCGCCATATTCGGGCAGGTCGAGCCCTTCAAATAGTGGCAGGTGGGTGACGAGCCCGACGGGGCCGCACATTCCCTTTTTGAGAGCAACAAGTCCGACTGTGACAGTGGTTGCAACGCCACCCTTGGCACCAATCAACCAGATGCCGATTTTTCGCC
This window of the Pirellula staleyi DSM 6068 genome carries:
- a CDS encoding inositol-3-phosphate synthase, with the protein product MARRKIGIWLIGAKGGVATTVTVGLVALKKGMCGPVGLVTHLPLFEGLDLPEYGDMVIGGHDIRTTTLYAEAQQLASNNHALDGSLVDRIKGELDKIDKNHRSGTLVNVGSTIEKFASDDLKKKGETPRAAIERIQADLKGFASDHKLDQVIVVNVASTEPPIEDDGLPTKWKDLEKLLDKPKKCPLAASSIYAIAALDLGYPYINFTPSLGSAPAAIQELAIERGTCHIGHDGKTGETLLKSALAPMFAARNLQVMSWVGHNIFGNMDGKVLDDPSNKKTKVRSKDRLLHQILGYSPQTLVSIEYIESLGDWKTAWDHIHFKGFLGTPMVMQFTWQGCDSLLAAPLVIDLVRLTDLASRLGEKGLLTFLASFFKSPLGTTEHDFVRQFQMLEDWVETQKAKAS